The Caulobacter sp. FWC26 genome contains a region encoding:
- the ccoN gene encoding cytochrome-c oxidase, cbb3-type subunit I: MSATTLRSAGPPAGSGALLAISVVGAFLAILGAGLSHDPIFQLQAGTIALAGVIAAFVLNAGMAGGTLLDHPDQYSDNVVKAGVIATMFWAAAGLLVGVIIAAQLSWPTVFYFPELGFLNFGRLRPLHTSAVIFAFGGNALIATSFYVVQRTCKARLAGGIAPWFVFWGYQLFIVLAATGYLIGATQGKEYAEPEWYTDLWLTIVWVAYLLVFLGTIWKRKEPHIYVANWFYLAFIVTIALLHLVNNAGVPVGLLNHKSYGVFAGVQDALVQWWYGHNAVGFFLTAGFLAMMYYFVPKRVERPVYSYRLSIVHFWALIFIYIWAGPHHLHYTALPQWAQTLGMTFSIMLWMPSWGGMINGLMTLSGAWDKLRTDPVVRMMVVSIAFYGMSTFEGPVMSIRAVNALSHYTDWTIGHVHSGALGWVGFISFGAVYCLVPWLWKKPGMYSNKLIEWHFWIATTGILLYIAAMWVSGIMEGLMWREYTPQGFLAYSFIETVSAKHIENVIRTVGGLMYLSGALIMIVNMWKTIASPSAAPADASAVPANAIA, encoded by the coding sequence ATGTCCGCAACCACACTTAGAAGCGCCGGCCCGCCAGCGGGCTCTGGAGCGCTTCTCGCCATTTCCGTCGTCGGCGCCTTCTTGGCGATCCTCGGCGCTGGCTTAAGCCATGATCCCATCTTCCAGCTGCAAGCTGGAACGATCGCGTTGGCCGGCGTCATTGCCGCCTTCGTGCTGAACGCCGGCATGGCCGGCGGGACGCTTCTGGATCATCCCGATCAATACTCAGACAACGTGGTCAAGGCGGGCGTCATCGCCACCATGTTCTGGGCCGCCGCCGGCCTTCTGGTCGGCGTGATCATCGCAGCCCAGCTCTCGTGGCCGACGGTGTTCTATTTCCCTGAGCTGGGTTTCCTGAACTTTGGCCGTCTGCGGCCGCTGCACACGTCGGCGGTGATCTTCGCGTTCGGCGGCAACGCCCTGATCGCGACCTCCTTCTATGTCGTGCAACGCACCTGCAAGGCGCGGCTGGCTGGCGGCATCGCCCCGTGGTTCGTGTTCTGGGGCTATCAGCTGTTCATCGTGCTGGCCGCGACCGGCTATCTGATCGGCGCGACCCAGGGCAAGGAGTACGCCGAGCCCGAATGGTACACCGACCTGTGGCTCACGATCGTCTGGGTCGCCTATCTGCTGGTGTTCCTCGGCACGATCTGGAAGCGCAAGGAACCCCACATCTATGTGGCCAACTGGTTCTATCTGGCCTTCATCGTCACCATCGCGCTGCTGCACTTGGTCAACAACGCCGGCGTGCCCGTCGGCCTTCTGAACCACAAGTCCTACGGCGTGTTCGCCGGTGTGCAGGACGCCCTGGTCCAGTGGTGGTACGGCCACAACGCCGTTGGCTTCTTCCTGACCGCCGGCTTCCTGGCCATGATGTACTACTTTGTGCCCAAGCGCGTTGAGCGCCCGGTCTACAGCTATCGCCTGTCGATCGTGCACTTCTGGGCGCTGATCTTCATCTACATCTGGGCCGGTCCGCACCACCTTCACTACACGGCCCTGCCGCAGTGGGCTCAGACCCTGGGCATGACCTTCTCGATCATGCTGTGGATGCCCAGCTGGGGCGGCATGATCAATGGCCTGATGACCCTGTCGGGCGCGTGGGACAAGCTGCGCACCGACCCGGTGGTCCGCATGATGGTCGTCTCGATCGCCTTCTACGGCATGTCGACCTTCGAAGGTCCGGTGATGTCGATCCGCGCGGTCAACGCCCTGAGCCACTACACCGACTGGACCATCGGCCACGTGCATTCCGGCGCGTTGGGTTGGGTCGGCTTCATCAGCTTCGGCGCGGTCTATTGCCTGGTGCCTTGGCTGTGGAAGAAGCCCGGCATGTACTCGAACAAGCTGATCGAGTGGCACTTCTGGATCGCGACCACCGGGATCCTGCTCTACATCGCCGCGATGTGGGTGTCGGGCATCATGGAAGGCCTGATGTGGCGGGAATACACCCCCCAAGGCTTCCTCGCCTACAGCTTCATTGAAACGGTCTCGGCCAAGCACATCGAGAACGTCATCCGGACGGTCGGCGGTCTCATGTACCTGAGCGGCGCTCTGATCATGATCGTCAACATGTGGAAGACGATCGCTTCGCCCTCCGCCGCGCCGGCCGACGCTTCGGCTGTTCCCGCCAACGCGATCGCCTGA
- the ccoG gene encoding cytochrome c oxidase accessory protein CcoG — protein MPTLIDNTRKPDNRSAVSAAERAKGKGDAKGGLYKPRQPIYPKLVHGKWRMVKWALLIATLGVYYITPWIRWKRPEGFPQQAALVDFTGRRFYFFDIQLWPQEVYLFTGVLIAAALALFLTTALFGRLWCGYACPQTVWTDLYIVVERLFEGDRNARMRLDAAPWSFDKLWRKTGKHLVWLGIAFGTGGAWIFYFHDAPTLIRTFWTGEAPATAYVSCALLTATTYIFAGWMREQVCTYMCPWPRIQGAMLDQHSLQVTYLRERGEPRGAHKKGQSWEGRGDCIDCRQCVVVCPMGIDIRDGSQLECINCGLCVDACDDILGKLGRPTGLIAYDTDAAVAARTCGQKAVYKPVRSRTIYYAVALTIVGGLTLWSLVTRPKADLHVIRDRNPIFVRMHDGAVRDGYTLKITNRTFAERRFDVAFEGVPGARLSQPGQTGGKVTLIVPADQVISARVFVTAPAGADLPASVPGRFVATSGDVTAESKTVFLSGAANPQ, from the coding sequence ATGCCCACGCTTATTGATAACACGCGTAAGCCCGACAACCGTTCGGCGGTCTCGGCCGCCGAACGGGCCAAGGGCAAGGGTGACGCCAAGGGCGGCCTCTACAAGCCGCGCCAGCCCATCTATCCTAAGCTTGTCCACGGCAAGTGGCGGATGGTGAAGTGGGCGCTGCTGATCGCCACCCTTGGCGTCTACTACATAACGCCGTGGATCCGATGGAAGCGGCCGGAGGGCTTCCCGCAGCAAGCCGCGCTTGTCGATTTCACCGGCAGGCGCTTCTATTTCTTCGACATTCAGTTGTGGCCGCAGGAAGTGTATCTCTTCACCGGGGTGCTGATCGCCGCAGCCTTGGCGCTGTTCCTGACCACGGCGTTGTTTGGGCGCCTCTGGTGCGGCTACGCCTGTCCGCAGACCGTCTGGACCGATCTCTACATCGTTGTGGAGCGCCTCTTTGAGGGCGACCGAAACGCCCGGATGCGCCTGGACGCCGCGCCTTGGTCCTTCGACAAGCTCTGGCGCAAGACGGGCAAGCACCTTGTCTGGCTCGGCATCGCCTTTGGCACCGGCGGCGCCTGGATCTTCTATTTCCACGATGCGCCGACCCTGATCCGCACGTTCTGGACCGGGGAGGCGCCCGCGACCGCCTACGTGTCGTGCGCCCTGCTGACGGCTACGACCTACATCTTCGCTGGATGGATGCGTGAGCAGGTCTGCACCTACATGTGCCCCTGGCCCCGGATCCAGGGCGCCATGCTGGACCAGCACTCGCTGCAAGTGACCTATCTGCGCGAGCGTGGCGAACCGCGCGGCGCCCACAAGAAGGGCCAGAGCTGGGAAGGCCGTGGCGACTGCATCGACTGTCGCCAGTGCGTCGTGGTCTGCCCCATGGGCATCGATATCCGCGACGGCTCGCAGCTAGAGTGCATCAACTGCGGTCTCTGCGTCGACGCCTGCGACGACATCCTGGGCAAGCTGGGTCGGCCGACCGGACTGATCGCCTACGACACCGACGCTGCGGTCGCCGCCCGCACCTGTGGCCAGAAGGCGGTCTACAAGCCGGTCCGTTCACGCACGATCTACTACGCCGTCGCCCTCACCATCGTCGGTGGCCTGACCCTTTGGTCGCTCGTCACCCGTCCCAAGGCGGATCTCCACGTCATCCGGGATCGCAATCCGATCTTTGTCCGGATGCACGACGGCGCCGTCCGGGACGGTTACACGCTGAAGATTACGAACCGCACCTTCGCCGAACGCCGCTTCGACGTCGCCTTTGAGGGCGTGCCGGGGGCGCGTTTGAGCCAGCCGGGTCAGACGGGTGGCAAGGTCACGTTGATCGTCCCTGCCGACCAGGTGATTTCCGCCCGGGTGTTCGTCACTGCACCCGCCGGCGCTGATCTGCCTGCCAGCGTTCCGGGCCGCTTCGTCGCCACGTCTGGCGATGTCACCGCAGAATCCAAGACCGTCTTCCTTTCAGGAGCCGCGAACCCGCAATGA
- a CDS encoding methyl-accepting chemotaxis protein: MIEFDSIEAQRRTGGKLVLACNAAMVALTPLASLVAGNPVFKLAGVAMVLALVAFAAYRLAADHFGQRLVSALVLVGQVALFVLAFSGSPLQSEARMAFLAALALLVAYGEWRIIAAAALAVAACHVGAELASPHALGGGGGLMATGFAIGVTAATAWSLIWMTAGVSRLFSAVSARTQNAERAARQAEEAREAVVAERNAREQSVAERAALKAAMEAEQNLVVSELDAAITKLADGDLTSRLNQAFAERYEGLRVNFNQALERLEAAMGDVTTRASTMSAGVNDMSRASDELARRTEQQAASLVQTATALGQVTVAVNETAENARQANAAAEGARLEAERSDPVVTEAVDAMTQIETSSGQIGRIIGVIDEIAFQTNLLALNAGVEAARAGESGRGFAVVAQEVRALAQRSANAASEIKTLISASTAQVSAGVERVARTREALQRIVARVAEIDGQVNAIARSAYDQAQSLREVNTTVGEMDRVVQQNAAMVEETTAAAHALRSEAQDLSDRMGLFKIGGAKPAGRRAA; the protein is encoded by the coding sequence ATGATCGAGTTCGACAGCATCGAGGCGCAGCGGCGCACGGGCGGGAAGTTGGTCTTGGCCTGCAACGCGGCCATGGTGGCTCTGACTCCCCTGGCCAGCCTCGTCGCCGGCAATCCCGTCTTCAAGCTGGCGGGCGTGGCCATGGTTCTGGCTCTCGTGGCCTTCGCCGCTTATCGGCTCGCAGCGGATCACTTCGGCCAACGCCTTGTTTCGGCGCTTGTTCTTGTAGGCCAGGTCGCCCTCTTTGTCCTCGCGTTCAGCGGCAGCCCTCTCCAGTCGGAAGCGCGCATGGCTTTCCTCGCGGCGCTGGCGTTGTTGGTGGCTTACGGGGAGTGGCGGATCATAGCGGCCGCCGCGTTGGCCGTCGCGGCTTGCCATGTCGGCGCCGAACTCGCTTCTCCGCATGCGCTGGGCGGCGGGGGCGGTCTGATGGCGACCGGGTTCGCGATCGGGGTCACGGCGGCCACAGCTTGGTCGCTGATCTGGATGACGGCGGGTGTTTCGCGGTTGTTCTCGGCTGTTTCAGCGCGCACTCAGAATGCCGAGCGAGCGGCCAGACAGGCCGAGGAAGCCCGCGAGGCGGTCGTGGCCGAGCGCAACGCGCGCGAGCAATCCGTCGCGGAACGCGCGGCGCTCAAGGCGGCGATGGAAGCCGAGCAAAACCTCGTCGTGTCCGAACTGGACGCCGCGATCACCAAGCTCGCCGATGGCGACCTGACCTCGCGCCTGAACCAGGCCTTCGCGGAGCGGTATGAAGGTCTCCGCGTCAACTTCAATCAGGCGCTAGAACGCCTTGAGGCCGCGATGGGTGATGTGACCACGCGTGCTTCGACGATGAGCGCCGGCGTCAACGATATGAGCCGCGCCTCCGACGAATTGGCGCGCCGCACCGAGCAACAAGCCGCCAGCCTTGTCCAGACCGCCACGGCCCTTGGCCAGGTGACGGTCGCGGTCAACGAGACCGCCGAAAATGCGCGACAAGCGAATGCTGCGGCTGAAGGGGCGCGACTTGAGGCCGAGCGGTCCGATCCGGTGGTGACCGAGGCGGTCGACGCGATGACCCAGATCGAAACCTCCTCCGGTCAGATTGGGCGGATCATCGGCGTCATCGACGAAATCGCGTTCCAGACCAACCTGCTGGCCCTGAACGCCGGCGTGGAGGCCGCGCGGGCAGGGGAGTCCGGCAGGGGTTTCGCCGTCGTGGCGCAGGAAGTCCGGGCCCTGGCCCAACGATCCGCCAACGCGGCCAGCGAGATCAAGACGCTGATCAGCGCCTCCACCGCCCAAGTATCGGCAGGCGTGGAACGCGTCGCCCGCACGCGCGAGGCGCTGCAGAGGATCGTCGCCCGGGTCGCCGAGATCGATGGGCAGGTGAACGCCATCGCTCGATCCGCCTACGACCAGGCGCAAAGCCTGCGGGAGGTGAACACCACCGTCGGCGAAATGGATCGTGTTGTTCAGCAGAATGCGGCGATGGTGGAGGAAACCACGGCCGCCGCTCATGCCTTGCGCTCTGAGGCTCAAGACCTCAGTGATCGCATGGGTCTATTCAAGATCGGCGGCGCAAAACCTGCGGGACGTCGGGCGGCCTAG
- a CDS encoding heavy metal translocating P-type ATPase, with amino-acid sequence MSHGLALHRDLEAFVRRDDTGRGRLELLVRGARCAGCISKIEKAVRALPGVDAARLNLTTGKLAVELTDKTADPGQVLETVEDLGYRACLFDPAEADAAQDREGKELAVALGVAGFGAGNVMMFTVPAWAGLFGQELTPATLTVMYWMAAIVATPCALFAGRPFFRSAWASLKRGKANMDVPISIGVILTLIVSFSETLLGGKHAYFDAAVTLLFLLLIGRYLDHRLRAGARSAARDLLALQTPVAMRLVDGAEQGVPVAEIRVGDLLAVAPGERIPVDGLVEEGASEIDNALITGETALVPVASGARLHAGALNLSGRLVMKATARTEDSTLAAIARLMEAGAQARSTYVRLADKAAALYVPVVHTAAALTFVGCWALGLGPREALLRAAAVLIVTCPCALGLAVPAVQIAASSRLFRKGVLVKSGAALERLAEIDHVVFDKTGVLTEGRPALIDAPAHLVATAAPLARASRHPLARALAAEAGAGPVAQDCVETAGQGVEGVIDGRRARLGRASFVGVKEPGVRETELWFGFEGDVKIRFAFEDLPRSDARDTIAKLSALGLSVEILSGDVEGPVRDIASDIGVTAWRAGLTPVEKAAIVDDLKARGRKVLMVGDGLNDAAALAKAHASMAPGAAVDAAQNAADLVFTGEGLGAVIESIETARDARRRALENFAFSALYNVVATPAAMFGLVNPFVAALAMSGSSIVVLLNAARPSVGRFRR; translated from the coding sequence ATGAGCCACGGCCTTGCCCTGCATCGCGATCTGGAGGCCTTCGTTCGTCGCGACGATACGGGACGCGGGCGGCTTGAGCTGCTGGTGCGCGGCGCGCGCTGCGCGGGGTGCATCAGCAAGATCGAGAAGGCCGTGCGGGCTCTGCCTGGGGTGGACGCGGCGCGGCTGAATCTCACCACTGGCAAGCTCGCCGTGGAATTGACGGACAAGACAGCCGATCCGGGGCAGGTGCTGGAGACCGTCGAGGACCTCGGATACCGGGCCTGTCTCTTCGACCCGGCCGAGGCCGACGCCGCCCAAGACCGTGAGGGCAAGGAGCTGGCCGTGGCCCTCGGCGTCGCGGGTTTCGGCGCAGGCAACGTGATGATGTTCACCGTGCCGGCCTGGGCCGGCCTGTTCGGCCAGGAACTGACCCCCGCCACGCTGACGGTGATGTACTGGATGGCGGCGATCGTCGCGACGCCGTGCGCGCTGTTCGCCGGCCGACCGTTCTTCCGTTCCGCGTGGGCGTCGCTGAAGCGCGGCAAGGCCAACATGGACGTGCCGATTTCGATTGGCGTCATTCTGACCCTGATTGTCAGCTTCTCAGAGACCCTTCTGGGCGGGAAGCATGCCTATTTCGATGCGGCGGTGACGCTGCTGTTTCTGTTGTTGATCGGCCGCTACCTGGACCATCGCCTGAGGGCTGGGGCGCGCTCGGCCGCCCGCGACCTGCTGGCCCTGCAGACGCCTGTCGCCATGCGGCTTGTCGACGGGGCCGAGCAGGGCGTTCCGGTCGCCGAAATCCGCGTTGGCGATCTCCTCGCCGTCGCGCCCGGGGAGCGGATTCCGGTCGATGGCCTGGTGGAAGAGGGCGCGTCTGAGATCGACAATGCGCTGATCACGGGTGAAACCGCCTTGGTCCCCGTAGCCTCAGGCGCGCGCCTCCATGCCGGGGCGCTCAATCTGTCCGGGCGTCTGGTCATGAAGGCCACCGCTCGCACCGAGGACTCGACGCTGGCCGCCATCGCGCGGCTGATGGAAGCCGGCGCCCAGGCGCGTTCGACCTATGTCCGGCTCGCCGACAAGGCTGCCGCGCTCTATGTTCCAGTCGTCCATACCGCTGCGGCTCTGACGTTCGTCGGTTGTTGGGCGCTTGGACTTGGTCCGCGCGAGGCGCTGCTGCGCGCGGCAGCCGTGCTGATCGTGACCTGTCCTTGCGCGCTGGGTCTGGCTGTTCCCGCCGTTCAGATCGCCGCTAGCAGCCGATTGTTTCGTAAGGGCGTTCTGGTGAAGTCGGGGGCGGCGCTGGAGCGTCTGGCCGAGATCGATCATGTGGTGTTCGACAAGACGGGTGTGCTGACCGAGGGGCGTCCGGCGCTGATCGACGCGCCCGCGCATCTGGTCGCAACCGCCGCGCCGCTCGCGCGGGCTTCGCGACATCCCCTGGCGCGCGCCCTTGCCGCCGAAGCGGGGGCAGGCCCCGTCGCCCAGGACTGCGTCGAGACGGCCGGGCAGGGCGTCGAGGGTGTCATCGACGGTCGGCGCGCACGGTTGGGCCGGGCGAGCTTCGTCGGCGTGAAGGAGCCTGGCGTTCGCGAGACCGAACTGTGGTTCGGCTTCGAAGGCGACGTGAAGATCCGCTTCGCGTTCGAGGACCTCCCGAGGAGTGACGCCCGAGACACGATCGCCAAGCTCAGCGCGCTTGGTCTCTCGGTCGAGATTCTCTCCGGTGATGTCGAAGGACCGGTCCGCGACATTGCGTCCGATATCGGCGTTACGGCGTGGCGTGCGGGCCTTACACCGGTCGAAAAGGCCGCCATTGTCGACGATCTGAAGGCGCGCGGGCGTAAGGTTCTCATGGTCGGCGATGGGCTGAATGACGCCGCCGCCCTTGCTAAGGCTCACGCCTCGATGGCGCCGGGCGCGGCGGTCGACGCCGCCCAGAACGCGGCGGATCTGGTGTTTACGGGCGAAGGTCTGGGCGCGGTGATCGAGTCGATCGAGACGGCTCGCGACGCCCGCAGAAGAGCGCTGGAAAACTTCGCCTTCTCGGCCCTCTACAACGTGGTGGCCACGCCCGCCGCCATGTTCGGCTTGGTCAATCCCTTTGTCGCCGCTCTTGCGATGTCGGGGTCTTCGATCGTGGTCTTGTTGAATGCGGCGCGTCCCAGCGTCGGGAGGTTCCGCCGATGA
- a CDS encoding CcoQ/FixQ family Cbb3-type cytochrome c oxidase assembly chaperone yields MSGLSYETVARFAQQAGLIYFGLIFLAGVAYALRPSKKAEFQHAARMPLDDGEQP; encoded by the coding sequence ATGAGCGGTCTCTCCTATGAAACCGTGGCGCGCTTCGCGCAGCAGGCCGGTCTGATCTATTTCGGACTGATCTTCCTCGCGGGTGTCGCCTACGCCCTCCGGCCCTCCAAGAAGGCCGAATTCCAACACGCCGCGCGCATGCCGCTGGACGACGGGGAGCAACCCTGA
- the ccoP gene encoding cytochrome-c oxidase, cbb3-type subunit III gives MADRKIDDATGVETTGHEWDGIRELDNPLPRWWLWIWYATIAFSIGYWVLMPAWPGLHGYTKGLLNKSDRAEVGQELKALDKQRGEGAAMLRTASLEQIEKDPKLLAYAQQVGQSVFGDNCATCHGIGGTGSKGYANLRDDVWLWGGKLEDIQYTITHGVRTGAEGARMSQMPAFGRDEMLQPKQIDDLTEYVVSLSRRPADAAAVARAAPLFEAQCSACHGPQGLGNQELGAPNLTDADWLFGSDRASIRGQIYAGNGGVMPTWGGRLSPETIKALSVYIHSNAGGQ, from the coding sequence ATGGCCGACCGTAAGATCGATGACGCCACCGGCGTCGAAACCACCGGCCACGAGTGGGACGGCATTCGCGAACTCGACAACCCGCTGCCCCGCTGGTGGCTGTGGATCTGGTACGCGACCATCGCCTTCTCGATCGGCTACTGGGTGCTGATGCCGGCCTGGCCGGGCCTGCACGGCTACACCAAGGGCCTGCTCAACAAGTCCGACCGGGCCGAGGTCGGGCAAGAGCTTAAGGCGCTGGACAAGCAACGGGGCGAGGGCGCGGCCATGCTGCGCACCGCCAGCCTTGAACAGATCGAAAAGGACCCCAAGCTCCTGGCCTACGCCCAGCAGGTTGGCCAGTCGGTTTTCGGCGACAACTGCGCCACCTGCCACGGGATCGGCGGCACGGGCTCCAAGGGCTACGCCAACCTCCGCGACGACGTGTGGCTGTGGGGCGGTAAGCTGGAGGACATCCAGTACACCATCACCCACGGTGTCCGCACGGGCGCGGAAGGGGCTCGCATGTCGCAGATGCCGGCTTTTGGCCGCGACGAGATGCTTCAGCCCAAGCAGATCGACGATCTGACCGAGTACGTGGTGAGCCTGTCGCGTCGACCCGCCGACGCGGCGGCGGTCGCTCGCGCCGCGCCCTTGTTCGAGGCGCAATGTTCTGCCTGCCACGGTCCTCAGGGCCTAGGTAACCAGGAACTGGGCGCGCCCAACCTGACCGACGCCGACTGGTTGTTCGGCTCTGATCGCGCCTCTATCCGGGGCCAGATCTACGCCGGCAACGGCGGGGTCATGCCCACCTGGGGCGGCCGTCTGAGCCCCGAAACCATCAAGGCGCTCAGCGTCTACATCCACAGCAACGCGGGCGGTCAGTAG
- a CDS encoding 3-deoxy-7-phosphoheptulonate synthase — protein MPSTSTAHLVTLPVPTDDLRIEKLQTLSPPAQVIGEAPATSSVAEIVGDARHAVHQILQGEDDRLVVVIGPCSIHDPKAAVDYARRLAVERERHAGELEIIMRVYFEKPRTTVGWKGLINDPGLDGGFRINDGLRLARRVLLDVSAQGLPAACEFLDVTTPQYIADLVAWGAIGARTTESQIHREMASGLSCPVGFKNGTNGDVKVAVDAVTAAAQPHHFLAVTKEGRAAIATTKGNGDCHLVLRGGKTPNYDAASVEAAAETLAKAGLPPRIMVDVSHANSGKNHENQPAVIADVCTQVSAGASPIMGVMIESNLVAGRQDIVPGQPLTYGQSVTDACVDWETSVRLLEDLANAVRAGRNARGG, from the coding sequence ATGCCTTCCACGTCCACCGCCCACCTTGTCACCCTTCCGGTCCCGACCGACGACCTGCGAATCGAGAAGCTCCAGACCTTGAGCCCGCCCGCTCAGGTGATCGGAGAAGCGCCAGCCACATCCTCCGTGGCCGAGATCGTCGGCGACGCCCGCCACGCGGTGCATCAGATCCTGCAAGGCGAAGACGACCGCCTTGTCGTGGTGATCGGCCCGTGCTCGATCCACGATCCCAAGGCCGCCGTCGACTATGCCCGTCGCCTTGCGGTGGAGCGTGAGCGTCATGCTGGCGAGCTCGAGATCATCATGCGCGTTTACTTCGAGAAGCCGCGCACGACGGTCGGCTGGAAGGGGCTGATCAATGATCCTGGCCTGGACGGCGGCTTCCGGATCAACGACGGCCTGCGCCTGGCGCGCCGCGTCCTGCTGGATGTCAGCGCCCAGGGCCTGCCCGCCGCCTGCGAGTTCCTGGACGTCACGACCCCGCAGTACATCGCCGATCTGGTAGCCTGGGGCGCGATCGGCGCCCGCACGACGGAAAGCCAGATCCACCGCGAGATGGCGTCGGGCCTCTCCTGCCCCGTGGGTTTCAAGAACGGCACAAACGGCGATGTAAAGGTCGCGGTCGACGCGGTGACCGCCGCCGCGCAGCCTCACCACTTCCTGGCGGTCACCAAGGAGGGACGCGCCGCGATCGCGACGACGAAGGGCAATGGCGACTGCCACCTCGTCCTGCGCGGCGGCAAGACGCCGAACTACGACGCCGCCAGCGTGGAGGCCGCCGCCGAAACGCTCGCAAAGGCCGGCCTGCCGCCCCGGATCATGGTCGATGTCAGCCACGCCAACAGCGGCAAGAACCATGAGAACCAGCCCGCGGTGATCGCCGATGTCTGCACGCAGGTGAGTGCAGGCGCCTCGCCGATCATGGGCGTGATGATCGAAAGCAACCTCGTCGCCGGCCGCCAGGACATCGTCCCCGGGCAGCCCCTCACCTACGGCCAGTCGGTCACCGACGCCTGCGTCGACTGGGAAACCTCGGTCCGGCTCCTGGAGGACCTGGCGAACGCGGTGCGGGCGGGCCGGAACGCGCGCGGCGGCTAG
- the ccoO gene encoding cytochrome-c oxidase, cbb3-type subunit II: protein MSIWKHHAKFERHSLLLVVGILLVVSIGGLVEIAPLFWLQGTIEKVQGVRTYTPLELAGRDIYVREGCYLCHSQMVRPLRDEVERYGHYSLAAESMYDHPFQWGSKRTGPDLARVGGKYSDSWHRDHLIDPRSVVPESVMPPYKFLAKKELDYSDIADRMKTQKTVGVPYTADQITNAKKDLEAQADPFSTDAVALRGRYDAKVVNRDFDGDPNKISEMDALVAYLQMLGTTVDFKSYKAHAPENQR from the coding sequence ATGTCCATCTGGAAGCACCACGCAAAGTTCGAGCGGCATTCGCTGCTGCTCGTCGTCGGGATCCTCCTGGTCGTCTCGATTGGCGGCCTGGTCGAAATCGCCCCGCTGTTCTGGCTGCAGGGCACGATTGAAAAGGTCCAGGGCGTGCGCACCTACACGCCCCTGGAGCTGGCCGGCCGTGACATCTACGTCCGGGAAGGCTGCTACCTCTGCCACTCGCAGATGGTTCGCCCGCTGCGCGACGAGGTCGAGCGTTACGGCCACTACAGCCTGGCCGCCGAGAGCATGTACGACCACCCGTTCCAATGGGGCTCCAAGCGTACGGGTCCTGATCTGGCGCGCGTCGGCGGCAAGTACTCCGACAGCTGGCACCGCGACCACCTGATCGATCCGCGATCGGTCGTGCCGGAGTCGGTGATGCCGCCTTACAAGTTCCTCGCCAAGAAGGAGCTGGATTACAGCGACATCGCTGATCGCATGAAGACCCAGAAGACGGTCGGCGTGCCCTATACGGCCGATCAGATCACCAACGCCAAGAAGGATCTCGAGGCTCAGGCTGATCCGTTCTCGACGGACGCCGTGGCCCTGCGTGGTCGCTACGACGCCAAGGTCGTCAACCGCGACTTCGACGGCGATCCCAACAAGATCAGCGAGATGGACGCCCTGGTGGCATATCTGCAGATGCTGGGCACGACCGTCGACTTCAAGTCGTACAAGGCTCATGCGCCGGAGAACCAACGATGA
- a CDS encoding FixH family protein yields MTVAAQTVPNPASRKGQITGWHVLIGVVAFFALVIAVDVVFMVLAYRTFSGQVASNPYEAGLAFNQTLAQRQREASLGWSAAVETEQGKAVVVRVLDRAGQPLERLSLTGSLERPATETGKQSLDFKPLGDGRYRATARLDGAWDLRAVARDSKNSFELEARLVSR; encoded by the coding sequence ATGACCGTCGCCGCGCAAACCGTTCCCAACCCGGCCTCGCGCAAGGGGCAGATCACCGGCTGGCATGTCCTGATCGGCGTCGTCGCCTTCTTCGCCTTGGTCATCGCGGTGGACGTGGTGTTCATGGTCTTGGCCTATCGGACCTTCTCCGGCCAGGTCGCTTCCAACCCTTACGAGGCGGGTCTGGCCTTCAACCAGACCCTGGCCCAGCGACAGCGAGAGGCGAGCCTGGGGTGGTCTGCGGCGGTGGAAACCGAGCAGGGCAAGGCAGTGGTGGTTCGCGTCCTTGATCGGGCCGGCCAGCCTCTGGAGCGGCTCTCCCTGACCGGCTCGCTAGAGCGGCCGGCCACAGAGACAGGCAAGCAATCCCTCGACTTCAAGCCTCTCGGCGACGGGCGCTATCGCGCCACCGCTCGGCTGGATGGCGCCTGGGACCTCCGCGCGGTCGCTCGCGACTCCAAGAACAGCTTCGAGCTGGAAGCCCGCTTGGTGTCGCGATGA